The following nucleotide sequence is from bacterium.
CGGATGTACTCCGAGGGCGTCGCGAAGCCACCACGATCGCACTGTTCGTCGATCGCTTCGCGAAGATCCTCCGGAAGAGAGATGTTGAGAGATGTGGCCATATACCATCATCTTATCAGGCTGGCAGAAACTGTCAATATCTGCCATCGCAAGAAAGCAACAGCATGGCAGAAAGCCCGCCTCTCTGTCGTAACCCATCCTCGCTGCGCTTCGGCACGCCAGAGGCCAGGGCTTCTGCAAACAAACCAATGACTTCCTATTTCGATAAGTCCGCATCGACGAATGCGCGCCGCTAATTCCTAGATCGAGTCTGCTAGGTAATAGGGGAGAGGAGCCCACCGAAATGGCAATTGATCTCGACTCGCTAAGCATTCCCGAATTGAGAACGCTTATTGCTGATGCACAAGAAAAGATCAGCGAGAAGAACGAAACCACGAAACGCGAACTGCTCGAAGAAATGGAGAAGCTCGCAGAACAACGGGGTGTCGATCTTGCCGCTGTGATTGCATTGCGAAAAGGGAAGGGGAGGAAGTCGATCATTCCTCCGAAGTATCAAAACTCAAACGATCCAACACAGTCTTGGTCAGGGCGCGGCCGTAAACCCAAGTGGGTGAAAGAACACCTCGAAGGTGGTGGCGACCTGGAAGATCTGGCGATCAAGTGAGCGAGGAAGGAAAGACCTTGGTGGACACCATCAGGGAGCAGGTCGCTATTGAGGTTGGCAACTCCGAAGCGAGGACAGCAGTCACCAACCTGCACATCTTCACATCCTTGTTCGACCTCCTCGTA
It contains:
- a CDS encoding H-NS histone family protein, with product MAIDLDSLSIPELRTLIADAQEKISEKNETTKRELLEEMEKLAEQRGVDLAAVIALRKGKGRKSIIPPKYQNSNDPTQSWSGRGRKPKWVKEHLEGGGDLEDLAIK